A DNA window from Vigna angularis cultivar LongXiaoDou No.4 chromosome 1, ASM1680809v1, whole genome shotgun sequence contains the following coding sequences:
- the LOC108346927 gene encoding filament-like plant protein 7: MDQKTWLWRKKSSEKTIIAADNTDLTSKENEEVQALVADKDELEKDLKRLNNKLDSALSDCNAKNELVKKQTKVAQEAMAGLKKAEAEVLSMKQDLDEALQQRIVYEERVAHLDGALKECMQQLRFVREEQEQRIHDAVMKASKEFEKERMVLEEQLSETSKRLAKAEVDNSHLNKSIFARENLIQDLRRQLTQAEEDHGALMSRLESMEKDNTSLTYEVRVLEKELEIRNEEREFSRRTAEVSHKQQLESTKKIAKLELECQRLRLLVRKRLPGPAALAKMKNEVEMLGRDSFEIRRSKLSTNSLLVESSVDTSPETPITKINTLTEQLCAVEEENKVLKESLNRKLNELQFSRVMLTRTASKLLHLESQIEDLHKGHLSVEHHISNVASHEFSFASLSDAGSDDKTSCAESWASALISELDHFRSEKKKEPLSCKSVGASDINLMDDFVEMEKLAVVSVEKATQSPSASLKAVTEINSISETGTKESTPEEGKEIIPVPDHILSQTTETTPEVVDMEIIPMSDHISDLSKSKNTCSIDIFKGTVPGWLQDVVKTILEQNHVTHKGPDDILHDIKVALRHVNDFDLFDFDSSRGSVHIDTQNPPQCIHCISCSDSSLVVNPSAGENIADILSIKRIEPLSQEDLSKSIGKIIEIVERILPAVDYDSSDPLQKGGRDIFSYKNLGMPTGYMVRVFQWKTSELSKVIEEFLHVCYDLLSGKTDYGNFAIGLTTALDWIMNHCFSLQDVSSMRDAIKKQFDWDETRSDGEIENELTIHLVEKERLHLPRENLSSLPQVTTSCGHDLQNGEIYYNEKEFTDIKDKLISAESQKEVLERKLQSATDRIESLMNQIQESEKTIDSLRLEIQSFKESNGQLENEIKNQKLINSNLDEQHTEAELKAAHNKVFSLELELENKNSNCEELEAKCLELQLQLESMSKECSKHDIIDKDKPLRNDWEITAASEKLAECQETILNLGKQLKAMAAPKDASLFDSVVATQFNTVTNNTATTISTRANVDPSPIHPKVIKVKTRSLLDQMLADDSKAQIPKASDGNSNLIIPGVIEPLEKILVLNGVKGHEDRNTDNSLAIVPAKKPGSGSLWRKLLRRKKRSASMKTSF; encoded by the exons ATGGATCAAAAAACGTGGCTTTGGAGAAAAAAATCCTCGGAAAAGACAATTATAGCAGCTGACAACACGGATCTCACTTCAAAAGAAAATGAGGAG GTTCAGGCACTTGTAGCTGATAAAGATGAATTAGAGAAGGACTTGAAAAGATTAAATAACAAGCTTGATTCAGCACTTTCTGACTGTAATGCAAAAAATGAGCTGGtgaagaaacaaacaaaagttGCACAAGAAGCAATGGCAG GTTTGAAGAAGGCAGAAGCTGAAGTGTTGTCTATGAAGCAAGATCTGGATGAAGCTTTGCAGCAGCGTATAGTTTATGAAGAGAGAGTAGCTCATTTGGATGGAGCTCTCAAGGAATGTATGCAGCAGTTACGATTTGTTCGAGAAGAACAAGAGCAAAGGATTCATGATGCTGTGATGAAGGCTtcaaaagaatttgaaaagGAGCGCATGGTTTTGGAGGAGCAATTATCTGAGACAAGTAAAAGGCTTGCAAAAGCTGAGGTTGATAATTCTCATCTTAATAAATCCATATTTGCAAGAGAAAATTTGATTCAAGATCTGAGAAGACAGTTGACTCAAGCTGAGGAAGATCATGGTGCACTCATGAGTAGATTAGAGTCCATGGAGAAAGATAATACCTCTCTGACATATGAGGTTCGTGTGCTTGAGAAGGAACTTGAGATCCGGAATGAGGAGAGGGAGTTTAGTCGTCGGACAGCTGAGGTTTCTCATAAGCAGCAATTAGAGAGTACCAAAAAAATTGCCAAGTTAGAATTAGAATGTCAGAGGCTGCGCCTTCTGGTCCGGAAACGGTTACCAGGCCCTGCTGCCCTggcaaaaatgaaaaatgaagttGAAATGTTGGGACGGGATTCATTTGAAATAAGGAGGAGCAAATTGAGCACAAACAGTTTACTGGTTGAATCTTCAGTTGACACTTCTCCTGAGACTCCCATTACAAAAATCAATACTTTGACAGAGCAGTTATGTGCtgtggaagaagaaaacaaggTTTTAAAAGAATCCCTAAATAGGAAATTGAATGAGCTTCAATTCTCGAGAGTAATGCTTACTCGAACAGCTTCCAAACTTTTGCATCTTGAGTCGCAGATTGAAGATTTACATAAAGGGCATTTAAGTGTGGAACATCATATAAGTAACGTTGCATCACACGAGTTCTCTTTTGCATCATTGTCTGATGCTGGCAGTGATGACAAGACTAGCTGTGCGGAGTCCTGGGCTTCTGCATTGATTTCAGAATTGGATCACTTTagaagtgaaaagaaaaaggaaccGTTGTCATGCAAAAGTGTTGGAGCTTCAGACATAAATCTTATGGATGACTTTGTTGAAATGGAAAAATTAGCAGTTGTCTCTGTTGAAAAAGCCACTCAAAGTCCATCTGCTTCTTTGAAAGCTGTTACTGAGATCAATAGCATCTCAGAGACTGGTACAAAGGAGAGCACTCCTGAAGAAGGTAAGGAGATCATTCCAGTGCCTGATCACATTTTGTCCCAGACAACCGAGACCACCCCGGAAGTAGTAGATATGGAGATCATTCCAATGTCTGATCACATTTCAGACCTCTCAAAGTCAAAGAACACTTGCTCCATTGACATATTTAAGGGAACTGTTCCTGGTTGGCTTCAGGATGTAGTAAAAACGATCCTGGAACAAAACCATGTTACTCACAAAGGCCCTGATGATATACTTCATGATATCAAAGTGGCTTTGAGGCATGTGAATGATTTCGATCTGTTTGACTTTGATTCAAGCAGAGGCTCAGTTCATATTGACACACAGAATCCTCCCCAATGTATTCATTGCATCTCATGTTCAGATAGTTCTTTAGTGGTTAATCCATCCGCCGGTGAAAATATTGCTGACATCTTGTCAATAAAGAGAATCGAACCACTTTCTCAGGAAGATCTGAGTAAATCAATTGGAAAGAtaattgaaattgttgaaagaaTCCTGCCAGCCGTGGATTATGATAGTTCAGATCCCTTGCAGAAAGGAGGCAGGGATATCTTTTCCTACAAGAATCTAGGAATGCCAACTGGCTACATGGTCCGTGTTTTCCAGTGGAAAACATCTGAACTCAGTAAAGTCATAGAGGAATTTCTACATGTGTGTTATGATTTACTCAGTGGCAAGACCGATTATGGAAATTTTGCGATAGGACTAACAACAGCACTGGATTGGATTATGAACCACTGCTTTTCACTTCAGGATGTTTCTAGTATGAGGGATGCTATCAAGAAACAATTTGATTGGGATGAGACACGGAGTGATGGTGAAATAGAGAACGAGCTGACAATTCATTTGGTAGAGAAAGAGCGGTTGCATCTTCCTAGAGAAAACTTGTCATCTTTGCCTCAAGTAACTACATCATGTGGTCATGATCTTCAGAATGGAGAGATATATTATAATGAGAAAGAATTTACagatattaaagataaattaatcAGTGCTGAATCTCAAAAGGAAGTCTTGGAAAGGAAGCTTCAATCAGCTACTGATAGGATTGAATCCTTAATGAATCAAATCCAGGAATCAGAGAAAACTATCGACAGCTTGAGATTGGAGATACAATCCTTTAAAGAATCCAACGGACAACTtgagaatgaaataaaaaatcagaaactgATAAATTCAAATCTTGATGAACAGCATACAGAAGCAGAATTAAAAGCGGCTCACAACAAGGTTTTTTCTTTAGAATTGGAACTGGAGAATAAGAACAGCAATTGTGAAGAATTAGAGGCCAAGTGTCTTGAATTGCAGCTCCAGCTTGAAAG CATGTCAAAGGAGTGCTCAAAACATGATATTATTGACAAAGATAAGCCACTGCGTAAT GATTGGGAGATAACAGCTGCTTCAGAAAAGTTGGCAGAGTGTCAAGAAACTATCCTTAATCTTGGAAAACAGTTGAAAGCAATGGCTGCACCAAAGGATGCATCCCTTTTTGACAGTGTTGTTGCCACCCAATTTAATACAGTTACCAATAATACCGCCACCACCATAAGCACCAGAGCTAATGTAGATCCAagtcctattcatccaaagGTCATAAAAGTGAAAACTCGTTCTCTACTTGATCAGATGCTAGCTGATGATTCTAAAGCCCAGATTCCCAAAGCAAGTGATGGCAACTCCAACCTCATAATTCCTGGCGTTATAGAGCCCCTAGAAAAGATTTTAGTTTTGAACGGTGTTAAAGGCCATGAAGACAGAAATACGGATAATTCTTTGGCCATTGTACCTGCTAAGAAACCAGGAAGTGGAAGTTTGTGGAGGAAGTTATTgaggagaaagaagagaagtgcCAGCATGAAAACATCCTTCTAG
- the LOC108341794 gene encoding protein ENHANCED PSEUDOMONAS SUSCEPTIBILITY 1 — MENVRVISTTTIKATVPSNANSPHTVDLTPWDLQFLPTETIQKGLLFRNVKNTPFQIHHLQHSLSSTLAFFPPLAGRLAILRHHHSIVSSHILCNNAGALFVHAVAPNTTVAHILQPKYVPLIVSSFFSINGVKNYEGTSQPLLAVQVTELVDGIFIALTVNHVVADGKSLWHFVNSWAEISRGSLHISKLPSLGRYFPDGIDHPIHFPFTEEEENQHSPNLKPQAPHERVFHFTKEKIAELKSKANAEANTDKISSLQALLTLLWRAVTRCKRVEPQENVHYVLFIGVWSRMVPALAEGYFGNSVIATIVTMKCGELLEGGLGKGALEMNKVISLQSGEKVKKQYESWVRRPRLLTLPSGVGGSNYLITSSSPRFKILDNDFGWGKAEAVRIGGGQHKRNGMITVFGGAEEGSIDIVATLPYFIHEAMGNDAEFMDVVSH, encoded by the coding sequence ATGGAAAACGTTCGAGTCATCTCCACCACCACAATCAAAGCAACCGTTCCCAGTAACGCTAACTCACCTCATACAGTAGATTTAACTCCCTGGGATCTCCAATTCCTCCCTACTGAAACCATCCAAAAAGGCCTTCTTTTTCGCAACGTAAAAAACACACCATTCCAAATCCACCACCTCCAACACTCCCTTTCCTCCACTCTAGCATTCTTTCCACCCCTCGCAGGTCGTCTCGCCATACTCCGACATCATCACAGCATTGTCTCATCCCACATCCTATGCAACAACGCCGGAGCACTCTTTGTCCACGCCGTTGCACCCAACACCACTGTTGCACACATCCTTCAACCAAAATACGTTCCTCTCATTGTTTCCTCCTTCTTTTCAATCAACGGAGTTAAAAACTACGAGGGCACGTCGCAGCCATTGCTGGCAGTGCAAGTGACGGAGCTAGTTGACGGCATCTTCATCGCCCTAACAGTAAACCACGTCGTTGCTGACGGCAAGTCATTGTGGCATTTCGTGAATTCCTGGGCTGAAATCTCACGTGGCTCCCTTCATATATCCAAACTTCCTTCTCTCGGCCGTTACTTCCCCGATGGCATTGACCACCCCATACACTTTCCCTTcacagaggaagaagaaaaccaACACTCCCCAAACCTCAAACCACAAGCTCCACACGAGAGGGTATTCCATTTCACGAAGGAAAAAATTGCCGAACTCAAATCAAAAGCTAATGCAGAGGCCAACACCGACAAAATATCTTCTCTGCAAGCGCTTCTAACTCTCCTTTGGCGCGCTGTGACACGTTGCAAGCGGGTGGAGCCGCAAGAGAACGTGCATTATGTGTTGTTCATTGGCGTTTGGTCGAGGATGGTTCCAGCACTGGCAGAGGGTTATTTTGGAAACTCAGTTATAGCCACTATTGTGACCATGAAATGTGGGGAACTATTGGAGGGTGGGCTTGGAAAGGGGGCTTTAGAGATGAACAAGGTGATTTCTTTGCAGTCTGGTGAGAAGGTAAAGAAGCAGTATGAATCTTGGGTGAGAAGGCCAAGGCTTTTAACGTTGCCGAGTGGCGTGGGTGGTAGTAATTACTTGATCACTAGCAGTTCTCCGAGGTTTAAGATATTAGATAACGATTTTGGTTGGGGAAAGGCTGAAGCAGTTCGAATTGGAGGTGGGCAACATAAACGTAACGGCATGATTACTGTGTTCGGCGGAGCTGAAGAAGGGTCCATTGACATTGTAGCCACCCTTCCTTATTTCATTCATGAGGCCATGGGAAATGACGCAGAGTTCATGGATGTTGTGTCCCACTAA